In Deinococcus yavapaiensis KR-236, one genomic interval encodes:
- the pyrH gene encoding UMP kinase: protein MYKRVLLKLSGEFLSNESGFGISPDATMSLAHELKAAKEASGVELAIVIGGGNFWRGVRNGARMDPATADYIGMLGTVMNAMALQDALERAGCDTRVMSAIQMQAVAEPYIRRRAMRHLEKGRLVVFGGGNGIPFFSTDTTATLRAMEIGAEVVLYAKNKVDGVYSDDPQKNPQAERFDTLTHRDVIDKNLAVMDMTAITLCMEKNLPLVVFDIFERGNLQRLLAGERVGTLIHSGPAPTAS, encoded by the coding sequence ATGTACAAACGAGTCCTTCTCAAGCTCTCCGGCGAGTTCCTTTCGAACGAGTCGGGTTTCGGCATCTCGCCTGACGCCACGATGAGCCTCGCCCACGAGCTCAAGGCTGCCAAAGAAGCGAGCGGCGTCGAACTCGCCATCGTGATCGGCGGCGGCAACTTTTGGCGTGGCGTCCGCAACGGCGCCCGCATGGATCCCGCGACCGCCGACTACATCGGCATGCTCGGCACGGTCATGAACGCCATGGCGTTGCAAGACGCCTTGGAGCGCGCCGGATGCGACACGCGCGTCATGAGCGCCATTCAAATGCAGGCCGTCGCCGAGCCTTACATTCGCCGCCGCGCTATGCGCCACTTGGAAAAGGGACGCTTGGTCGTCTTCGGGGGTGGCAACGGCATTCCGTTCTTCTCCACGGACACGACGGCCACCCTGCGCGCGATGGAGATTGGCGCGGAGGTCGTGCTGTACGCGAAGAACAAAGTGGACGGCGTGTACAGCGACGATCCGCAAAAGAATCCGCAGGCCGAGCGCTTCGATACCTTGACGCACCGCGACGTCATCGACAAGAACCTCGCCGTGATGGACATGACGGCGATCACGCTGTGCATGGAAAAGAACTTGCCGCTCGTGGTGTTCGACATCTTCGAGCGCGGCAACTTGCAGCGTCTGTTGGCGGGCGAACGCGTCGGGACGCTCATCCACTCCGGCCCCGCCCCGACCGCGTCCTGA
- the tsf gene encoding translation elongation factor Ts, giving the protein MMESIKKLREMTGAGMMDVKKALADAGGDEDKAVALLRERGIVKAAKKADREAKEGLIVVKLSDDAKKGAIVEVNSETDFVARNADFQALVQGFAASLLQSGASDVEAFKATSGQGGETVANELAAAAGKIGENLVLNRTAFIDTDGVVSGYVHSNGKIGVLVELEGGSAELAKDVALHIAAERPRYLTRDEVNSGDIEKEREILTNKAINEGKPQNIVERIVEGQLGKFYEENVLLEQKFVKDNSVTVGKMLGGAKVRRFVRFEVGA; this is encoded by the coding sequence ATGATGGAATCGATCAAGAAGCTGCGTGAAATGACGGGCGCGGGCATGATGGACGTCAAGAAGGCGCTCGCCGACGCGGGCGGCGACGAAGACAAGGCCGTGGCGTTGCTGCGCGAGCGCGGCATCGTGAAGGCCGCCAAGAAGGCCGACCGTGAAGCCAAGGAAGGCCTCATCGTCGTGAAGTTGTCCGACGACGCCAAGAAGGGCGCGATCGTCGAAGTCAATTCGGAAACGGACTTCGTGGCGCGCAACGCCGACTTCCAAGCGCTCGTGCAAGGCTTCGCGGCGTCGCTGCTGCAAAGCGGCGCCTCGGACGTCGAAGCCTTCAAGGCCACGTCCGGTCAAGGCGGCGAGACCGTCGCGAACGAACTCGCGGCGGCAGCCGGCAAGATCGGCGAGAACCTCGTGCTCAACCGCACCGCTTTCATCGATACGGACGGCGTCGTGAGTGGCTACGTGCACTCCAACGGCAAGATCGGCGTGCTCGTCGAACTCGAAGGCGGCTCGGCCGAGCTTGCCAAGGACGTCGCGTTGCACATCGCCGCCGAGCGTCCGCGTTACCTGACGCGTGACGAAGTGAACTCGGGCGACATCGAGAAGGAACGCGAGATCCTCACGAACAAGGCCATCAACGAAGGCAAGCCGCAAAACATCGTGGAACGCATCGTTGAAGGTCAACTCGGCAAGTTCTACGAAGAGAACGTGCTCTTGGAGCAGAAGTTCGTGAAGGACAACTCCGTCACGGTCGGCAAGATGCTCGGAGGCGCGAAGGTGCGCCGCTTCGTGCGCTTCGAAGTCGGAGCTTGA